In Colias croceus chromosome 19, ilColCroc2.1, the following are encoded in one genomic region:
- the LOC123700247 gene encoding trypsin, alkaline A-like, with the protein MFVLQIQCVFLSYLLTVHCQNIRVLGGSPTTIQQFPVIAQLLLDPFGNGQYSQHCAGVIITSRHILSTAHCFQYNYESGNNYTYPDFWRVRIGSSFRSRGGVIHKVKTIIPHREFDKYYFTNDVAVVVLTKKILFGSTTRQATIANKGTELRPNSLCTLIGWGVTQVGGQQSDQLQLATIFTVEQSDCRFRYRTIGSVIADSMFCAGRIDVDGIDGCFGDSGGPLFYKGVVTGLVSFGYTCGNRFYPGVYTKISHYIDWIVNTIRRNK; encoded by the exons atgtttGTGCTTCAAATTCAGTGCGTGTTCTTATCGTACCTTTTAACAG tacATTGCCAAAACATCCGTGTGTTAGGAGGATCACCCACAACAATACAACAATTTCCAGTCATAGCCCAATTGTTACTAGACCCCTTTGGTAACGGCCAATACTCTCAACATTGCGCAGGCGTCATCATCACATCTCGGCATATTCTTTCAACGGCGCATTGCTTTCAATATAATTACGAAAGTGGTAACAA ttacaCGTACCCTGACTTTTGGAGGGTACGAATTGGTTCATCGTTCCGCTCTCGCGGTGGTGTTATACATAAAGTAAAGACGATTATTCCTCATCGGGAATTCGATAAGTATTACTTTACCAATGATGTTGCGGTAGTCGTGCTAACTAAGAAAATCCTTTTTGGCTCTACAACACGACAAGCTACTATAGCCAATAAAGGTACAGAATTGAGACCGAATTCACTCTGCACTCTTATTGGATGGGGTGTTACACAG GTGGGAGGCCAACAATCGGATCAGTTGCAATTAGCAACGATTTTCACAGTAGAACAATCAGATTGTCGATTTCGATACAGAACTATCGGATCGGTTATAGCAGACTCAATGTTTTGCGCTGGTCGAATTGATGTGGACGGTATCGACGGATGCTTCGGAGATTCTGGAGGACCGTTGTTTTATAAGGGAGTGGTCACAGGATTAGTCTCGTTTGGTTATACATGCGGTAACCGGTTTTACCCAggtgtttacactaaaatttcACATTATATTGATTGGATAGTGAATACAAttagaagaaataaataa